One stretch of Ipomoea triloba cultivar NCNSP0323 chromosome 8, ASM357664v1 DNA includes these proteins:
- the LOC116026906 gene encoding zinc finger BED domain-containing protein RICESLEEPER 4-like — MSLKYTCLNNQSSSLCTTNIEVNEQAGAFEKIGLHSNDHDTQQNEETVSQQDFQTNKRKKTSCVWDDFTVIEPDGIKKAKCNHCHQQFTLTKSGTTSSLKRHQAKCVTRKTNLKMIDQQMKLNFLPSEGVSSSIPPLHPGKFDMELMRESATHWIMMHEHPFTILEEVGFNIMMKRGMPEWKKINRNTSKADCLKVYELENKKLKNSLECIN; from the exons ATGAGCCTAAAATATACATGCCTAAATAATCAAAGCTCATCACTTTGTACNACAAATATTGAGGTGAATGAACAAGCTGGAGCATTTGAAAAAATAGGATTACATTCCAATGACCATGATACACAACAAAATGAAGAAACAGTTAGCCAACAAGATTTTCAAACAAACAAGAGAAAAAAGACATCATGTGTGTGGGATGATTTTACAGTTATTGAGCCAGATGGAATAAAGAAGGCAAAATGTAACCATTGTCATCAACAATTCACATTAACTAAATCGGGCACCACAAGTAGCTTGAAGAGGCATCAAGCTAAATGTGTTACAAGAAAGACAAATTTGAAG ATGATTGATCAACAAATGAAGTTAAATTTTTTGCCAAGTGAGGGAGTTTCATCTTCCATTCCTCCATTACATCCTGGAAAGTTTGACATGGAATTAATGAGGGAGTCTGCTACTCATTGGATCATGATGCATGAACATCCATTTACCATTTTAGAAGAAGTGGGATTCAACATTATGATGAAACGAGGTATGCCCGagtggaaaaaaattaatagaaacACAAGCAAGGCAGATTGTTTGAAAGTTTATGAGCTTGAAAATAAGAAGTTGAAGAACAGTCTTGAATGCATTA attGA